The following proteins are encoded in a genomic region of Candidatus Diapherotrites archaeon:
- a CDS encoding thiamine diphosphokinase yields the protein MAAQKRAIIACNGNIETGLIEKTCRKNDFLVCADGGANHFLKTKIIPGIIVGDMDSITENAKRIFSGVEKLAYPRNMNFTDSELALRLALEHGFREIVFLGATGSRTDHLLSNVMLLSQVPEGVDARILEEKSELFLVRKSRAVKGKKGDRVSLIPVENVSGLSLSGFKFNARNISLKVGEGRGMSNELAGRKALISLKKGRLIAVRMF from the coding sequence ATGGCTGCGCAAAAGCGTGCAATCATAGCCTGCAACGGCAACATTGAAACCGGCCTGATTGAAAAAACCTGCCGAAAGAACGATTTCCTCGTTTGCGCGGACGGCGGCGCGAACCATTTCCTGAAGACCAAAATCATTCCAGGCATAATTGTCGGGGACATGGACTCGATAACGGAAAACGCGAAAAGGATTTTTTCCGGAGTGGAAAAGCTTGCCTATCCCAGAAACATGAATTTCACTGATTCGGAGCTTGCCTTGCGGCTTGCCCTGGAGCACGGCTTCAGGGAAATAGTTTTTTTGGGCGCAACCGGCAGCCGCACCGATCATCTGCTTTCAAACGTCATGCTGTTGTCGCAGGTGCCGGAAGGCGTTGACGCGCGCATTCTAGAGGAAAAAAGCGAGCTGTTCCTTGTGCGCAAAAGCCGCGCGGTCAAAGGAAAAAAGGGCGACAGGGTTTCCCTGATTCCGGTTGAAAACGTTTCCGGCCTGTCATTGTCCGGATTCAAATTCAATGCGCGCAACATTTCCCTGAAAGTGGGCGAAGGCAGGGGAATGAGCAACGAGCTTGCGGGAAGAAAGGCCCTGATAAGCCTCAAAAAAGGCCGCCTGATTGCCGTGAGAATGTTTTAG